Proteins co-encoded in one Schaalia radingae genomic window:
- the ahpF gene encoding alkyl hydroperoxide reductase subunit F, which translates to MPVLNDQLSAQLSQLLTKVVAPIELAASLDNSDLSAQVRELLEEIAAKSENITLTDEANPRTPSFAVRRIGTDVEVRFAGLPLGHEFSSLVLALLQVGGHPAKISDEQRQAIQRIKGPREFVTYMSLTCQNCPEVVQALNTISIINPSIRHTAVEGGAFQSEVENHGIMSVPVTFEGDEMFSSGRTTLDDFVSMLDEGGAQAAVDQMNQEEPYDVVIVGGGPAASSAAIYTARKGIRTAMVMDHRGGQVVETESIENAISQVHTTGSQLAADLTEHINQYDIDVYVPQWADRLEIAAVSADDNSRDYPLHTVVTRSGGHLRARSVIVASGATWRTLGVPGEEEYRNKGVSFCPHCDGPLFKNKDVVVIGGGNSGIEAAIDLAGVARHVTVVEFLDQLKADRVLLDAMDALDNVDVIVGARSTEVIGDGQKVTALAYEDRASGETRSVDTDGIFIQIGLVPNTQWLPEEVELSDRREVVTDREGKTNVLGIFAAGDCTDEPYKQIVTAFGSGATAALSAFNYLIRAPHHD; encoded by the coding sequence ATGCCAGTTTTGAATGACCAGCTTTCCGCCCAACTGTCGCAGCTGCTGACCAAAGTAGTAGCGCCGATTGAACTCGCTGCAAGCCTGGATAACTCCGATCTGTCGGCGCAGGTACGGGAGCTGCTGGAGGAAATAGCTGCCAAGAGTGAGAACATTACCCTCACCGACGAGGCAAACCCTCGCACACCATCCTTCGCCGTTCGCCGCATCGGTACGGATGTCGAGGTGAGGTTCGCGGGACTGCCACTGGGTCACGAATTCTCCTCACTTGTCCTGGCGCTTCTGCAGGTCGGCGGTCACCCCGCCAAGATCTCCGACGAGCAACGCCAGGCCATTCAGCGCATCAAAGGCCCGCGCGAGTTCGTGACCTACATGTCGCTCACGTGCCAAAACTGCCCGGAAGTCGTGCAGGCACTGAACACGATCTCCATCATCAATCCCTCGATTCGCCACACCGCAGTTGAAGGCGGCGCTTTCCAAAGCGAGGTCGAAAACCACGGAATCATGAGTGTGCCCGTCACATTCGAGGGCGACGAGATGTTTTCCTCCGGTCGCACGACACTCGACGACTTCGTTTCCATGCTGGACGAGGGCGGCGCCCAGGCCGCGGTTGACCAGATGAATCAGGAAGAACCCTACGACGTGGTGATTGTCGGCGGAGGGCCGGCCGCCTCGTCAGCTGCCATCTACACCGCTCGCAAGGGTATCCGCACCGCAATGGTGATGGATCACCGCGGTGGCCAGGTGGTGGAAACCGAGAGTATTGAAAACGCCATCTCTCAGGTGCACACAACAGGTTCTCAGCTGGCTGCCGATCTGACTGAACACATCAACCAGTACGACATCGATGTGTACGTGCCGCAGTGGGCGGATCGCCTTGAAATCGCTGCGGTCAGTGCTGACGACAACTCGCGAGACTATCCGCTGCATACCGTGGTGACACGTTCAGGCGGGCACCTGCGCGCCAGGAGCGTCATCGTGGCCAGCGGTGCGACGTGGCGAACTCTGGGTGTACCCGGCGAAGAGGAATACCGCAATAAGGGCGTGTCCTTCTGCCCGCACTGCGATGGTCCACTGTTCAAGAACAAGGACGTCGTTGTGATCGGCGGCGGAAACTCCGGTATCGAAGCGGCTATCGACCTGGCCGGCGTCGCGCGCCACGTCACCGTAGTCGAATTCCTGGATCAGCTCAAAGCTGACCGAGTGCTACTGGATGCGATGGACGCCCTCGACAATGTTGATGTCATTGTCGGAGCACGCTCCACTGAAGTGATCGGTGACGGTCAGAAAGTGACTGCCCTGGCATATGAAGATCGTGCAAGCGGCGAGACGCGCTCGGTCGACACGGACGGCATTTTTATCCAGATCGGCCTGGTTCCGAACACGCAGTGGCTTCCCGAAGAGGTGGAACTGAGCGACCGGCGTGAGGTTGTGACAGATCGCGAAGGAAAGACCAACGTGCTCGGGATTTTTGCTGCCGGTGACTGCACAGATGAACCATACAAGCAGATCGTGACGGCATTCGGCTCCGGCGCCACCGCCGCACTGAGTGCGTTCAACTACCTGATTCGCGCCCCGCACCACGACTAG
- a CDS encoding LysR substrate-binding domain-containing protein — MRNVRALEYLVALDEERNFTRAAQRAHVSQPTLSAQVKKLEEELGAQLVERGTQQVLITPVGRDVVYYARRILTDLDHIEQVGRSGSNSLAATVTIGVFPTIAPYLLPRFAPELGKALPDLTAHFVEEKSLALMDALASGRIDAAVLADTSAESGLTVAHLFDEDFVLATSSTSALGEQTTPVDLGDLAGHEVILLEEGHCMRRSTVSICEKVGARQSAFRATSLETLRYMVAAGSGVTLLPRLATIPPIAQPDGLVLREFCPPRPYRSINLVWRRSSPLDELNTTIADLISSLVAPVSHATEEQ; from the coding sequence GTGAGGAACGTTCGGGCCCTGGAGTATCTTGTCGCGTTGGATGAGGAGCGGAACTTCACGCGTGCTGCTCAGCGTGCTCACGTTTCGCAGCCGACGCTGTCAGCGCAGGTCAAGAAGCTGGAGGAGGAATTGGGAGCCCAGCTGGTTGAACGCGGAACGCAGCAGGTGCTGATCACCCCGGTTGGCCGTGACGTTGTCTACTATGCGCGTCGCATCCTCACTGACCTGGACCACATTGAGCAGGTCGGTCGCAGCGGATCGAATTCTCTGGCCGCCACCGTCACCATCGGCGTATTCCCGACGATTGCACCCTACCTTTTGCCGCGCTTTGCGCCCGAACTTGGGAAAGCGTTGCCAGACCTGACCGCCCATTTCGTCGAGGAAAAATCCCTCGCACTCATGGACGCGCTTGCATCCGGCAGAATTGACGCGGCTGTTCTGGCGGATACGTCTGCGGAGTCGGGCCTGACCGTGGCGCACCTTTTTGACGAGGATTTCGTGCTGGCAACCTCGAGCACGTCAGCCCTAGGCGAGCAAACCACGCCCGTTGACTTGGGCGATTTGGCCGGTCACGAGGTGATTCTGCTTGAAGAAGGACACTGCATGCGTCGCAGCACGGTCAGCATCTGCGAAAAAGTCGGTGCCCGCCAGTCAGCCTTCCGCGCCACGTCGCTCGAGACGCTGCGCTACATGGTCGCAGCCGGAAGCGGAGTGACGCTGCTGCCTCGGCTGGCGACGATCCCTCCGATCGCGCAACCCGACGGTCTGGTTCTTCGCGAGTTCTGCCCGCCGCGCCCCTACCGCTCCATCAACCTGGTATGGCGTCGATCCAGCCCGCTGGACGAGCTCAACACCACCATTGCTGACCTGATCAGCTCACTGGTCGCACCTGTCTCTCATGCAACGGAGGAGCAGTGA
- a CDS encoding endonuclease III domain-containing protein, producing the protein MTSAAPSARALFDALCRRIDAGQWWPADTRFEIVVGAVLTQNVAWRNVEYSLANLREAGLLEAQKLATTASADLQRLIRPSGFMRAKSETLIRAARWFLDDASHTRLPTDELRASLIDVKGIGPETADDIVLYGYERPVFIWDLYARRFLSAAGWAVPRSYEAARRTLQPLIDEGDFTTPELAHFHGLIVEAGKKARSCGGWEAFYPTLEVSQGG; encoded by the coding sequence GTGACATCGGCCGCTCCCTCGGCGCGAGCGCTTTTTGACGCGCTGTGCAGGCGCATTGACGCCGGTCAGTGGTGGCCGGCCGACACCCGCTTCGAGATCGTGGTGGGTGCTGTCCTGACGCAGAATGTGGCGTGGCGCAATGTGGAGTATTCTCTGGCAAATCTGCGCGAAGCCGGCCTGCTCGAGGCGCAGAAACTGGCGACCACTGCATCTGCCGACCTGCAGCGCCTGATCCGTCCCAGCGGCTTCATGCGCGCCAAGTCCGAAACCCTCATCCGTGCAGCACGCTGGTTCCTCGACGACGCGTCCCACACGCGGTTGCCGACCGACGAACTGCGCGCGAGCCTCATCGACGTGAAGGGGATCGGCCCTGAAACCGCCGACGACATCGTGCTGTACGGCTATGAGCGTCCCGTATTCATCTGGGACCTGTATGCGCGCCGGTTCCTGAGCGCCGCCGGGTGGGCCGTGCCTCGCAGCTATGAAGCCGCGCGTCGCACTCTTCAGCCCCTCATTGACGAGGGTGACTTCACGACACCTGAACTGGCCCACTTTCATGGGCTCATTGTTGAAGCAGGCAAGAAGGCTCGATCCTGCGGCGGATGGGAGGCGTTCTATCCCACGCTTGAGGTGTCGCAGGGCGGTTGA
- a CDS encoding ROK family protein gives MSTRRSSERGDRRALDVINVLRQGGATHSQLAQACSVTRPTVTPILEGLAARGMIVEQSSVVDGGRPARVFTLAPHAGFAVGVDLLQRTMAISAISMSGSIIQSRVAQLKAQSGQERYREVEALITRFIEKLRPQWGPVHACVVSTTGVIDAQGTIVRSDLIPSWAGFPFGDALRRDLGCPVRIENDINAAAMGEFVTRVSDGKLAADDDLLFVNCQLGIHTGLILKGQLHRGCSFNAGEITDVVDAPLVEESVARNQVGTQDSPQDRASLERAYAQWGERLAGIIGPLGVVVDPRTIVIAGLPANSTQVMAAIKGKLASLRPESAPDLRIEESPYGTACASIGAVAWALLDADRHLFGEGSSQLPTLHHLHSILSAQLNRRHTTLTTQHTSSSSAPLRVGVVGIGARAPLALGAENASVPAQIVAACEPHPQRRERVEKQLKRDPDSIAVCEAVDELIECDVDVAFVTSPDDTHADIACQLLKAGIDVYVEKPLAIHLDDATRILETAYETGSKLYVGHNMRHMNVVRTMRDLIRAGRIGEVKTIWCRHFVGAGGDFYFKDWHATREHGTGLLLQKAAHDIDVMHWLADSHTTDVVAMGDLMVYDKITDRGDHSNELMHDWYSLDNWPPMTQKGLNAVIDVEDVSMMLMRMESGVLASYEQCHFSPDYWRNYTVIGTEGRLENFGDGEGGHISLWNKRTIYNPDGDEQFPIIGDEKGHGDADKLIVDEFLRFVAHDAVTDTSPLGAWYAVAAGIQATSSLREGNEPRHIPELPEHLVAYFNHNQVK, from the coding sequence ATGAGCACTCGGCGTAGTTCAGAGCGCGGAGACCGGCGTGCCCTGGACGTAATCAACGTGCTGCGTCAAGGCGGCGCCACCCATTCCCAGCTCGCTCAAGCCTGCAGCGTGACGCGACCGACCGTGACGCCGATCCTGGAAGGCCTGGCAGCACGCGGAATGATCGTTGAGCAAAGCAGCGTCGTTGACGGTGGCAGGCCGGCACGCGTATTCACTCTGGCGCCCCACGCAGGATTCGCTGTGGGCGTGGATCTGCTTCAACGGACAATGGCCATCAGCGCGATCTCCATGTCCGGCTCCATCATCCAATCGCGTGTAGCTCAGCTGAAGGCGCAAAGCGGGCAGGAACGCTACCGCGAGGTAGAGGCGCTCATCACCCGCTTCATTGAAAAGCTGCGGCCCCAATGGGGACCCGTTCACGCCTGCGTCGTCTCCACCACAGGTGTCATTGATGCCCAGGGCACGATTGTTCGTTCAGACCTGATCCCATCGTGGGCTGGTTTTCCATTCGGTGATGCCCTGCGCCGCGATCTGGGATGCCCGGTTCGAATCGAAAATGATATCAACGCTGCGGCAATGGGTGAATTTGTGACTCGCGTCAGCGACGGAAAACTTGCCGCCGATGATGACCTGCTGTTCGTGAACTGCCAGTTGGGCATCCACACGGGGCTGATCCTCAAAGGACAACTCCACCGAGGCTGTTCATTCAATGCCGGTGAAATCACAGACGTGGTGGACGCGCCCCTCGTGGAGGAATCCGTTGCCCGCAATCAGGTCGGCACCCAGGATTCACCGCAGGACAGAGCCTCCCTCGAACGTGCCTACGCCCAATGGGGCGAACGACTGGCCGGCATAATCGGACCGCTGGGGGTGGTGGTCGATCCGCGAACCATCGTCATTGCAGGCCTTCCCGCCAACTCCACGCAAGTCATGGCAGCAATCAAGGGGAAACTTGCCAGTCTGCGCCCTGAATCCGCACCGGATCTTCGAATCGAAGAATCTCCCTACGGCACGGCCTGCGCCTCAATTGGCGCCGTCGCATGGGCACTGCTGGACGCAGATCGCCACCTCTTCGGGGAAGGGTCCTCGCAGCTGCCCACGCTCCATCACCTTCACTCAATTCTGTCAGCTCAACTCAACAGGAGGCATACGACGTTGACGACTCAGCACACATCCAGTTCATCTGCGCCACTGAGAGTCGGCGTTGTGGGGATCGGGGCCCGCGCCCCTCTGGCTCTGGGAGCCGAAAATGCCAGTGTTCCGGCGCAGATCGTCGCAGCATGTGAACCGCATCCGCAGCGCCGCGAACGCGTCGAGAAACAGCTCAAGCGGGACCCGGACTCGATTGCCGTATGCGAAGCAGTCGACGAGCTCATTGAATGCGACGTTGACGTTGCATTTGTGACATCACCGGATGACACCCATGCCGACATCGCGTGTCAACTGCTCAAGGCGGGAATCGACGTGTACGTTGAAAAGCCGCTCGCCATCCACCTTGACGATGCCACACGCATCCTGGAGACGGCATATGAAACTGGATCGAAGCTGTACGTCGGTCACAATATGCGCCACATGAACGTCGTGCGCACCATGCGTGATCTGATCCGCGCGGGGCGAATCGGTGAAGTCAAGACGATCTGGTGCCGACACTTCGTGGGCGCAGGCGGCGACTTCTACTTCAAGGACTGGCATGCCACGCGTGAGCACGGCACGGGGCTGCTGCTGCAGAAAGCCGCACACGACATTGACGTGATGCACTGGCTGGCCGACTCTCACACGACAGACGTCGTCGCAATGGGCGACCTGATGGTATACGACAAGATCACCGACCGCGGCGATCATTCCAACGAGCTCATGCACGACTGGTATTCCCTCGACAATTGGCCGCCCATGACCCAAAAGGGCTTGAACGCCGTTATCGATGTCGAAGACGTGTCCATGATGCTGATGCGAATGGAATCTGGTGTCCTGGCCTCATACGAGCAATGCCACTTCTCGCCCGATTACTGGCGAAACTACACGGTGATCGGCACCGAAGGGCGTCTGGAAAACTTCGGTGACGGCGAGGGCGGGCACATCAGCTTGTGGAATAAGCGCACGATCTATAACCCTGATGGTGACGAGCAGTTCCCCATCATCGGTGATGAGAAGGGGCATGGAGATGCCGACAAGCTGATTGTTGACGAGTTCCTCCGATTCGTTGCCCACGACGCGGTGACCGACACATCGCCTTTGGGAGCATGGTACGCGGTGGCTGCCGGCATCCAGGCAACGAGCTCGTTGCGCGAGGGGAACGAGCCGCGCCACATCCCCGAACTTCCTGAACACCTTGTTGCTTATTTCAATCACAACCAGGTGAAATAA